The genomic DNA AGGTGAAAATAGAATTTAAAAAGGTCTCTTGGCCTTCAAGAAAAGATACAATGATGTCAACTTCTGTGGTTCTTGTTGCGGTTTTCATTATAGCTGTTTTTCTTGGATTCGTTGATTTAGGATTATCAAAATTAGTGAAACAGTTGTTTAAATAAACATTGGATAAAAGAGATAAAATGACAAAAAAATGGTACGTCATCCATACATATTCAGGATATGAAAACAAGGTAAAGCAAAGTTTAGAAGAAAGACTCGAAGCTTTAGGATTTCAGGAAAGGGTTTCGAGGGTTCTCGTGCCTACAGAGGATGTGATAGAGGTCAAGGGAGGAAAGAAAAAGGTATCAGCAAGAAAATTTTTCCCTGGTTATATTATCGTTGAAATGGATATGGATGATGATATTTGGTATCTCATTAAGAATACTCCGAAGGTAACAGGTTTTCTAGGGGACAAGAGAAATCCAACACCTCTTTCAGAAGAAGAGGTTAAAAATATTCTTGGACAAGTAGAAGGGGATAAAACAAAACCAAAACCAAAGGTCTTGTTTAGTAAAGGTGAAAGCGTTAGAGTCATAGATGGACCATTTACAAATTTTACAGGTGTAATCGATGAGATTAGCCCAGAGCGCGGAAAGTTAAAGGTTATGGTAAGTATATTTGGTAGAGCGACACCTGTAGAATTGGAATTTTTACAGGTAGAAAGGATTTAATAAGGAGAAGATATTTAAATGGCAAAGGAAGTGATTGCATCAATTAAATTACAGGTGCCAGGTGGACAGGCTAATCCTTCACCACCTGTTGGACCTGCACTGGGACAGCATGGTGTCAATATAATGGAATTTTGTAAGGCATTTAATGAAAAAACAAAAGGTCAAGAGGGTTTAATCATTCCAGTAATCATAACCGTTTTTTCGGATCGTTCCTTCTCTTTTGTAACGAAATCACCTCCAGCTTCTGTACTTTTAAAACAGGCAGCAAAAATAGCGAAAGGTTCTTCAGATCCTAAAAAGGAGAAAGTAGGTAAGGTGACTATGGATCAGATTAAAGAAATAGCCAGAAGCAAGGAGAAGGATTTAAATGCAAAAGATTTAGAAGGTGCTATCAGAATAATAGAGGGTACAGCAAGAAGCATGGGAATTGAAGTAATAAGAAATTAAAAAATCTCGGAGATAGTCAATAATGAAACACAATGGAAAAAATTTTCAAGGCGTCCAAGCCAAAGTTGACAGAGGAAAGAAATATAGCTTAGAGGAAGCCTTAACTCTTGTTAAGGAGCTTTCTTTTACAAAATTTGATGAAAGTATTGATGTTGCAGTTAGATTGGGGGTTAGTCCTAAACATTCAGACCAGATGGTAAGAGGAACCGTAGTGCTTCCCGCTGGAACGGGTAAAAAAGTGAGAGTACTCGTCTTTGTTAAGGGAGAAAAAGAAAAGGAAGCATTGGATGCTGGAGCTGATTATGTAGGGGCAGAGGATCTGGTCAATAAAATCAATCAAGGTTGGCTCGAGTTTGACCAAGCAATAGCCACTCCAGATATGATGAGTGTGGTTGGAAAGTTAGGAAAGGTTCTTGGGCCAAGGGGACTTATGCCGAATCCTAAATCTGGCACAGTTACTTTTGAAATCGCCAAGGCTGTTAAAGATATTAAGGCAGGAAAGGTAAATTTTAAAGTTGATAAATATGGAATCGTTCATCTTTCTATTGGGAAAAGGAGTTTTTCTATTGATGACTTAAAGAAAAACATAAGTCAGTTTTTTGAGACACTTCTGAAATTAAAACCTGCAGCGAGTAAAGGACAATATTTAAGAAATATTTCTATTTCTTCTACAATGGGACCTGGAATAAAAATCGACAATATTGAAATAGCAAATGCTTTTAAATAAATATTTTGATTATTAAAAAAGGGAGGAAGAAAGATCATTGATCAATGAAAATAAAATCAAAAAAGTAGAAGAGCTAAATGATAAATTCAAGAGAATAAAGTCAGCAGTCTTCACTGATCTTACAGGACTTAATGTAGCTCAGGTTACGGAACTAAGAAGACGATTGCGAGATTCTTCTGCAGAATTCAAAGTATTGAAAAATACTTTAGCTCTAAGAGCATCAAAGGGAACGAGCTTTGAAGAGTTGTCTGAATATTTTTTAGGTCCAACATCAATTGCTTTTAGTTATGAAGATGTATTAGTTCCTGTAAAGGTTATTATGGGTTATTCAAAGGAACAACCAAATTTAAAGATTAAAGGAGGATTTGTAGAGGGTAAGAAGATAGAGATTAACAAGATAGAAGAATTAGCGAAATTGCCTTCAAGAGAGGTTCTGATAAGTATTTTGTTGGCAGGGTTTCAATCACCGATTGGGAGTTTTGTTGGTACTTTAGAGGGAGTTTTAAGAAGTTTTCTTTCTACATTAGAGGGAATTAAAAAACTTAAAAAATAGTAAATAAATTAAAAGAGGAGGCAGAAAATGTCTGAGGCAACTGAAAAGAAGAAGACAGATACAAAGGCTGAGAAGGTTTCAGAGGCAAAAAAAGATACGAAAAAGGAGAAGGAAAAAACAAAAGCTGGAGGGAGTATGGAGATAACCAAAGAAGATATGATAGCGTACATTGAGAATATGAGCGTTTTGGAGTTATCTGAGATGGTAAAAGAATTACAGGAGAAATTTGGTGTTACGGCCATGGCCCCAGCAGCCGCTGCGGTAGCCGCACCTGAGGCAAAAGCAGAAACAGGAGCAGGAGAAAAAACAGAATTTGATGTTATTTTAAGCTCGTTTGGTGATAAGAAGATCCAAGTTATTAAAGAGATAAGGACAATTACTGCATTAAGTTTGAAAGATGCCAAAACTTTAGTAGACGGGGCTCCAAAACCTGTAAAAGAAAAAGTTTCCAAGGAAGAGGCAGAGAAAATAAAAGCCCAGTTAGAAAGTGCAGGGGCAGGTGTGGAGATTAAGTAGTAAGGCGAGCTTGATCTCGCTGTATTTTATTTTTTTAGAGAAATCAAATTATATAGAGGTGCATAATGGCTGAATCAAGGATTTCTTGTGATCAAGGAAGGATACAAAGAAAAAGTTTTGCAAGGATTCCAACCGTTATAGATATCCCGAATCTTATCGATATACAAAAAAAATCTTACGAACGTTTTCTGCAGTACAAAAAAAATCCTAATGAAAGGGATAATGTAGGGTTGGAAGAGGTTTTTAAAAGTGTCTTTCCTATTAGTGATTTTAATGAAACTTCTTTTTTACAATATGTGGGCTATGAAATAGGAGCATGGGAATGTAACTGTGGTGAGTACAGAGGACTTGGAGGCCCAAGTGTAACCTGTGAGGAGTGTGGGCAGAGACTTAAATACAAAGGAAAATACGACATCAATGAATGCCGTCAGAGAGGAATGACTTATGCAGACCCTTTGAGAGTAATGGTCCGACTAGTTATTCCAGAAAAAGATGAAGAGACTGGAGAACTGAAAATAAAAGATATCAAAGATATAAGACATATAAAAGAACAAAAAGTTTACCTTGGAGAAATGCCTTTAATGACAGATAAAGGGACTTTTATTATTAATGGTACTGAAAGAGTTGTTGTAAGTCAATTGCACAGATCTCCTGGAGTGTTTTTTAGTCAGGATAAAGGAAGAAGCCATATTAGTGGGAAGATACTCTATTCTGCGAGGATCATCCCTTATAGAGGTTCATGGCTTGATTTTGAAATGGACGCAAAAAATTTAATATATGTACGTATTGATAGAAGACGAAAAATGCCTGCTACAGTTCTTTTAAGGGCTTTTGGTCTTTCTACTGAAGATTTATTGAACACCTTTTATCAGATGGAAGATATTATCTATCATAAGGGAGAAGGATTTTTCTCTAAAAGTGTTTCTCAGCTTTTGGTAGGACAAAAGGCATCAAAAGATATTATAGATCCTCAAACAGGTGAAGTATACATAAAGGCTGGAAGAAAGGTTTCTAAGGGAGTCTTTAAAAAGATAAAAGAAGCGAAAATAAAATATATTGATGTTACTGAGGATAGCCTTATTGGAGGAGTTATTGCGTTAGATATTGTAGATACAAAAACAGGTGAGATATTTTCAGAAATCAATACTGAGCTGACCAAAGAAGCCATTGCTATTATTAAGGAAAAAGGAATACAAAAGTTTCAAATTTTGCATATAGACAGTTGGTCATTAAAAAACACCATGGCAGTTGATAAGATAAGTACT from Nitrospinota bacterium includes the following:
- the rplJ gene encoding 50S ribosomal protein L10 is translated as MINENKIKKVEELNDKFKRIKSAVFTDLTGLNVAQVTELRRRLRDSSAEFKVLKNTLALRASKGTSFEELSEYFLGPTSIAFSYEDVLVPVKVIMGYSKEQPNLKIKGGFVEGKKIEINKIEELAKLPSREVLISILLAGFQSPIGSFVGTLEGVLRSFLSTLEGIKKLKK
- the rplK gene encoding 50S ribosomal protein L11, which encodes MAKEVIASIKLQVPGGQANPSPPVGPALGQHGVNIMEFCKAFNEKTKGQEGLIIPVIITVFSDRSFSFVTKSPPASVLLKQAAKIAKGSSDPKKEKVGKVTMDQIKEIARSKEKDLNAKDLEGAIRIIEGTARSMGIEVIRN
- the rplA gene encoding 50S ribosomal protein L1; the encoded protein is MKHNGKNFQGVQAKVDRGKKYSLEEALTLVKELSFTKFDESIDVAVRLGVSPKHSDQMVRGTVVLPAGTGKKVRVLVFVKGEKEKEALDAGADYVGAEDLVNKINQGWLEFDQAIATPDMMSVVGKLGKVLGPRGLMPNPKSGTVTFEIAKAVKDIKAGKVNFKVDKYGIVHLSIGKRSFSIDDLKKNISQFFETLLKLKPAASKGQYLRNISISSTMGPGIKIDNIEIANAFK
- the secE gene encoding preprotein translocase subunit SecE, whose amino-acid sequence is MKIEFKKVSWPSRKDTMMSTSVVLVAVFIIAVFLGFVDLGLSKLVKQLFK
- the nusG gene encoding transcription termination/antitermination protein NusG; this encodes MTKKWYVIHTYSGYENKVKQSLEERLEALGFQERVSRVLVPTEDVIEVKGGKKKVSARKFFPGYIIVEMDMDDDIWYLIKNTPKVTGFLGDKRNPTPLSEEEVKNILGQVEGDKTKPKPKVLFSKGESVRVIDGPFTNFTGVIDEISPERGKLKVMVSIFGRATPVELEFLQVERI
- the rplL gene encoding 50S ribosomal protein L7/L12 produces the protein MEITKEDMIAYIENMSVLELSEMVKELQEKFGVTAMAPAAAAVAAPEAKAETGAGEKTEFDVILSSFGDKKIQVIKEIRTITALSLKDAKTLVDGAPKPVKEKVSKEEAEKIKAQLESAGAGVEIK